TAAGATGTCATATATCCTTTACAAGAACATGTTCAATTCCTTTTTAAAACAATCAGGTGAATATATGAAAAAGTAGAAATGTTGAATCGTATTACACTTTAAAGATTATCTATATGATATCCATAGCAttatatagcagcaaacaaatatttgctgtgtaaagctatagaagagtaatgtctacatgagcagagaatgaagtctctccctCTGTATGTGTTGTAATGAGAGCTTCTcgttgctttgttgacatcgtaGCACCTAACCTCCAATCCCCCGCAggtaacactgttagctctgtcagcactgttgcatTGCCATGTTGAAGCAAAatatatgctctgaattttcaAATTCAGCACATTTAGATAACAAACACGTGATAGACTTGCCTGACTAACTTCCTTCTTATCACAAAGTTTACACATTTTTTCATTTCCGTTTTTTTCATCCGCTCTCTGTTCCTGTTTTGACGCCTTCCTGGAAAAAAACTCTTTGTAAATTCTGCCTCATGTTGTCATTATTGAGTGTGCTCGGATGTCCGTTAAGACatattcaaaatgaaaatgtacttTACTGTAAATGGCTCTTCCTTCTGTTTACGTCACCCAGTCCTTCCTCAGAACTTTAGAAGAAGTAAAACATCTGCGTACACTACAATGGCTCAGAAGTTTAGATGAGTGAAATATGACTTGTTTCCCAACTTCCTCTGTGCTGTTGCCAACATTCCTGgaatttatttcatattttctgcGTGAATAAACAGGCTACCTATATGGAAAAGCTGAGGAATGGGGCCAATATTAGGGGGTGGTTCCTAAAAAGGTGCTTGCTGctggaaaagagagaggatggtcacTCACTGCTGAGCGTGTCCCAAAGATCTTACTTAGATACTACATGAATTCTTCATGTCAATtcatattactagaataaaagactttaagacaattattttttttagcagtTGTGAAAGATTGTGAAGTATTTATTACAACATTTTTTACacggaaaaataaataaaatatacaacttGATCTTATATTACAAATCACTCTTAAGCCACACTAAACAACTCATGTTCAAGCATTTTACAGTGAAAAATGACAATGAAAAATGGCCTTTTCCTGGATGACGGTTGTGTTCTTTGCATCATTCGTGCAACAACTCTGCCCATGAGATCAGCTTGTGACTGCACTCTTGTTTCCTGCCCATGGTAACTCGAACTGTTGGCGAGGAGCGGGGACATCGAGCATCAGGTGTCGTCATGTGACTGTAAGTATATTGGCTTGGCCTGCTTCCTCAGGCGCTGCTGTGCTCGCAGCTTCCTGCCTTTCTGAGTCGCTAGTCCCATTGGTGGTAGGTACGTCTACAAGGACATTCAGAGAACAAAATAACTGAATACAATTTCTCAACAACACAATACACTGCCCACACGGacagaaaatattcagtttgTCGAATAAATGGTTATTATTGTACTTACAGCCCTTGGATATGGGTTCCTGTAATGTAGACCTGTGAAACAAAATGATAGTCAGTCACTCATCCAAAGCCAGAAAGTTTTCTATCCTGCAGTCCTGCATAGTCCACCACGGAGCAGCTGATTCTCTCTGATGATTTTTGGGGTGATTTATTTAacaattatttaataattgtgTCACTTTTGCCTTTGCTGcgtgtcatcccctctctctccccccttttccTGTCATATAAGCCCTAAAAAAGTCTCCCTGTGGTCAAATTATAGCACCCGAAATCTAAAAGGGAAAGGGCTGAACATGTTAATATTGTCTCTTTACTAATCCATGCGACAATTTTTATTCATGACTACGTTTCGATCCTACTTGGATCTTCGTCAGGTGTGAATGTTTGAAAAGTGGAATAATGATGGATGAATATGACATAATGTTTATAAataacatgtttgatatttagaAGTATGGCTTTTGTGTTACTGTTATTATGTACTTTATTGAATTCTTAATTGTTTGTGGGTGTTCTACCACTGTTTTTTTGATGAACCACACCTGCCGTCATTGTTTGACTACTGGTGCACATTATGTGTAAATGTGGTTGTGCCACTTTTCAAACATTCAggctagggctgggcaatatgacgatatctAGTGTCAAAACGACACAAAAAAATCTATCCtatgtatttttctatattgtttctatcgtGATATAGGCTAgggctgcatttatttattttttctctataatttcacttaaaactgttatgttcattttgcactcaagtgcaaaatgagaaaatactcagtgcttttcatttgtcacattttaattcacaggagtttaaaaaaaacaacatgtcatTATTTCATAtaggctatttatttatttattgaattaccagaaaacatgcatCGTGATACATATCGTTactgagatatgaaatgacatatcgtgatagaagattttggccatattgcccaTCCCGAATTGAGACGTGACGAGAAGATCCAAGTAGCATAATCATTAATAAAAATTGTGGCATGGAGTAGTGTGCAGGTGTTACCTTTTTCCTTAATGACGGTGTTCTGATAGCCTTGCACTCACGTGATGTGCATATAATTAATCTTCTTCAATAATGCCTCTTTGCCCACGACAGAACTAATCtcgtatattgtatataaaaaaacaagaaatcatCAAGCATGCATGagcatattattattttcttatttgtgTCAGTCATTACAGCCAGTTTCTATTTCCCTTAACTGATGACAATATAAACCCTGCTCATGCTGTTGGTGGTCAAACATTCAGAACATTAAGTCAATGTTTACTCCCCATGCTGAAACACTCAAGACCTTCATCTGAACTTGCTCCGTCATTCAGTGACAAATACTCATCTAGATATGTTATATTAGCTAGATATTACCCTCGTTATAAATGGTGACCAAAACATTATAGGTTGAGTGTCAAAGTTAAAGTATGTTACGTGGTTTATAAAGTTAGCACTTGTATTTGATAAATAGAAAACATGAAAAGCTGTGGTCCTCACCAGAGTAGAATAAGGTTTAGTCAAGATTTATGTAAGGAAATGTGTGGCATCTCTCCACTCTTACCTATTTCTATCCTTGCTTCACATTCTTCTATACACTTCTTTATTGATTCTTGATCTGTGAGCTGAGAAGAAGCACACAGACGAAAACATTAGTCATACAAACTTGACTAAAActactgcttttttttcatttctgtgaGCAGTGTACCGTTGTTCATaccttctggttctgtctgaacAGAGTGCAGGCCTCCTGAAGTATGTATTTCCTCTCAGACTCCGTGTCACTTGTAACTCCACTCTGTGCCTGCCAGCTTCGGGCAATGCGAAACACCCGCATGTACAATGACAACACCACCCTGCGAGTGGAGGCCGTCATCGGGTCTCAAAAACAGCAGTTACCTGCACAGTGGAGGAATAAGTTGGAAAGGAAACACATCCTGTTACTGTTTTGTCTGTGTATAAAGCTCAATTCCTGTTAAACAATGCGTTTTTGTTAACAAGCATTACAATAATGATTACACCCTTCTGTCAGTAAACTTACTCAGTCACTTTGTTAATATATCTGTCTTTACTTAGGGACACTGTATCACGCAATAGGCCTCTATAGTTTTGATACCAATTTGCTGGACATCACTTCCACTTATGACCAAGTTAACAGACTAAATGTGGCAGCTTCATTATGCTGGAATAATACCGACGTGGCCCAGGGGTTCAGTGTCTCAGTAAGTTTGTGGTGATTTGACTAAACAGAACTTTATTTAGATCTATATGCATCGTgtgagcaaaacaaacaaaaattaaaaagcaattGTCTACAAGAAAGTCCCACAAGAATAGCGAATAATGCAAGAACCTAGCAGAACATTTGGTGCCCCTGGAAGTCTGGGGACCCCCCGGGCAGTTGCTCACTTTGGTGGGTTTCTTGTCCAGTCTTGAGTGTTCCCATCATTCAacactagatgtcactaaaaCCAACACAGGGTTGCTTCCCAAAGATAGCTTGTTACATGACTGACAGTAAGgtgttacagtttttctcaatcgctTTGGCTAATTTTTTGAAACAGTTaacattctctaaactgtaagcgcaattgtcacaactgtttgatgggacatcacaatTCTACtgcatgtctgcaaaaggtagtatctcacccaaaacacttcattcatgcttcaaaacctagTTACTGTGTCAATAAATTGTCCAATGCGAGCCATACGTGTcaaatgtttagatgtttttttcatcacggcagtcaaccctggaaatgtttattatatacaaAGCTCagttttgttctacttttgtGTTGACACTGACTGATTACTGTACTATACACGAGTGCCAGTTCTGTCTAGCTGAATGCTGTTGTGTATCCCACTGAGCTTtttagattcccatttcaacagcGGGTGAATGTTTACTGGGAAATACTGCACAATACTGTagtacacagaaacaggatatgTACACCTGtatttatacagtaaatgtatttgtgtagcaatgtgttacatgtactgtaaacatAAAATTCACCTTTGatctttcatgtaaagtcatatacagtgaaaaagaaaatttgccacaaaatgacatccatgCCAAAAAACAAAGCCTGTAACTATGAAAAAACCTGCTGTAGTTCAGTataaaaacaactatttgcacCTCCTCACAGCACATAACACCACGTCAAAGATATTTATGAGATATACATGtctgtctgacagattttgaaaGAATGATGAGAAGAAgattgtttagaagttgtgaagaggatGACAAACTTCACTGAGactcaactcatcagttttgatctgCAAGACGCGTGCAAGTGTCAAATTGTAGTACTATTGTACTTACTCTTTGCACACATGTACCAAAACgagtgcaatttgcttgaatgagtGAGAATCTTTCTAATCTGTTGTAGACAACAAACTAATTATTCAGAGAGTTGaggtcattgttttgaaaaaaataatgatcatATCATCAAAAACTGTAAACTGTATGTTCAGATATGTGCTGAGATTAAAGGAAGGCTTAAGAGTAATGCCATTAGTATTAGTCATTTGTATTAATTCTTGTTTCCCAAATAGAAAACATGAGGCAATACTTCAGCATCACTTGTCAACATGTTCCTGCTGACAGCACCAATAAGACATCTGTCAAGAGATTACATTAATAGCGAAACGTCATTCACATTAACGACTTAATGTACAATGTCATACAATACAGTTTATCTAATATGTAACATTTACCTACCTGCTCTGTGGGGAGAAGGAGCTAGCTCGACTTAGCTTCCTAGGACACAGGAACACATGAGTCGCATGGTGATGACGTATCACCTGAATTGGTTTCTAAAggctgcaaagaaaaaaaacataaagataaACGAGTACTTTTCATTGTTGATAAAGTTGGAGATTTATTTTAGCAATTTAAAAAGTTGTTTCATCATCTCTATAATTTTACTAATTAAATACCCAGTTTAAGCACATTTCAGATTAATTAAAGGGTTTTTTGGACACATTTTGTAAAATGTTATCAACAAAACACATGCTTCAGTAACGGATTTCGTGGTAATCCTTCTTTGTATAATGTGATATTTCCAATTAATCTTATTTTTGCCATCCATCACTGAGATGAAGATCAGCTGTTGGctgtagtgatgggaattccggctctttttagtgagccagatcatttgactcagctcaccaagaagagccggctctttcggttCCCAAATGgatcttcgttttaccacttctgccttttataattcagccaaatttagcgctgttttgacctatgattagcatgtgtgcacatatatcactcaaattattcaatttaattatgccaaaccttataatttccagaataccataattttacatgctgcttcatttccgactgtcactcatcttgtctgctattcgcgcaacGCActcctcactctttctctcctcctcgccctcctgctctgtacctgtagaccgtcagcgcgccacgcaccccctcccctccctgcttgatggtatgatccttgtctgtcatcacctgattggtcgcacggatgTCATTAatacaacattcagtcacagtcagtgcatggagtgcccgtggcgcggagaagatcgtcctatcattctgccttgaattaattaaagggactgtttgtaactttcagaaatgcttgttaacagcgacacctgtggccgctacgtcaactaaagtcagcgtcgaattcgcttgctcgctctacatagacatgaacgaacatcgctcaaaacagtgaggcgacacacgtcagctaaaaccacaatatcactctatatttcacctgcttggcagtaatgttagctgaccagacgaaggtctctccatgaacatgatttagatctgatcctagtgttaacttttcctgcctcagcctcccgaccaggAACAGcagagacaccggcacccggtcggagacgataacgtttctcgctgcggagccccgtcacttcacaagacacgggaaacctctgttggtctagaggagctgcagcagttatttctgcagaaacgtccactgtacattcactagatattctcagagctacttactcttctgcagtgtgtagtgtgcgcgcatgcacgtaagAGTGGAGCGcaagaacgcgcgcggtgtgtgagtgaaggcaagcaggcagcggagcagagactccgaccctggagaccaaaactacggtctcccctgtctTCTAGCCGTGGTTgaggggctggagcaggaataattgacactgttttgcaagacaggcttcactagatataactttgaggttttggtgcttcatgtagtttgtgttggagtctgagtctgaacagcgtagccacatgcgagcgcgcatgggaaaccgaccagttagatttatacgtgtaaaaagttacaaacagtccctttaaagaaagaaaaaaacgagccggctcttatggttcacttaaaagagccggctctttgaaccggctcgttctgGACGACCCATCAGCTGTTGGCTGCTTGtaggcagagagaggaagtgatgCAGGAGAAATGCCCACAATGTAGCTGCTACACTCAATGACTAAAAAGGGGGAAGCACAAAGAAATACCCTGCTTACAGTCCGAGAAGGTCCTTTAAACTCACTCCAAAAGAGCCAACATCATTCAACATGGATTCAACAGCACTATGTGGTTCTCTAgcacattgttttgtgtaaaaGAAGAGTTGAATAGGATATAGATGTGTGAAGTTTTTAGCCAGCTAGTTAGCTACAGTATAGCAATCTGACGAGTTTGCCTTCAGTTCGTCTCTCTGGTCGCTACATTGTATCAACTTAACTTCATTTGTTACTGGCGCCTCTCTGAAGTGATGTTCATCCAATACCACAGGATAAAGTACTCCACAAAAGGTGAGTTTGTTTACCATGATACCTGTGTTTATTCCTAGCTTAGCTTATAGCTCACTTTTAGTGAACCCGAGCTGCtgatagctagctagctatggCGACGTCGTCAGGGCCAGACAGGCAGCTTTATGATGTCCGATGTTCGGGGATGTCGATAACAGGCTTCACAACAAGCACCGTTTGATTTAGCGACTAGATGAGAACATACCAGGTGTTCACAGGATATCTGTGAGTGTTGTGCATGTGCTGTTATAAGCTCACTTGATCCTATTTATGCTCACCACTTGGTCATAACTTGATCAAATGCTAGCTAATGTTAGTTAAGGTTTAACTGGAGGATGTGCTTTAACAACAGTGTTGCACATATCACACATTTGTAGCTCAACTTTGTTGTCCCTGCAGTTTTAAGGACAACATCTTGTTAGCTTAGTTAAACTAATGGCTGGATATTGGGGGGTGTTTTGGCCACCATAGCATGCTCTGGCTTGATGATCATTACATTTTCTAATGATAAAGTGGGCCTTCAGATGTCCATCAGGTGTTAGTTAAGGTTTAACTAGGGTTATGCATTGACAACAGTGTTGCACGTATCACACATTTGTAGCTCAACTTTGTTGTCCCTGCAGTTTTAGGACTAGATCTTGTTAGTTTAGTTAAACTAATGGATGGATATTGGGGGTGTTTGGCTACCATATGCCTAGGTTGATAATCATTACATTTTCTAGTGAATAAGTGGGCCTTCAGATGTCCATCAGGTGTTAGTAGGGGGAAGTTGGACAGAGGGACATTTGCCCTGACATGCCCCAGTTCAATTATCAGTACTGTGGATTTGCTCCTCTGCTGATGTTCATTGTTAGTGTTAAACCATAGGAATAGTGTCTTTGCAAGATCAGTGATCACAACACAAAGTTGGTTTCAGAAGTTGTGGATTTTTACACCAGTGCTTATGAGTTGGAACAAATTGAGGACAAAGCCTGTCTGTGCCCTGTGAGAGGTCTCTAACTGGACACCTACTGTTAAGGTATTTTCAGTGTTAAAAcctcttcttctttgttatAAACCTGTAATTGTAATAATCCTGCAATGAGGCAAACTTGTTTTGTTGTGCTCAAATTACATATTCAAAATAGCATGTTGACAAAAATAGTCCTGCAGGTATTTGGGGGAACAACGAGCTATCACTTTCTGCTTATGATAACAAGATAATGTGTCTTTTCAGCATTGCGGATGTCAAGGTCACAATGATGGAGCAGAATAGAAAGACACTTTGATCAGTGGCCAATGCCTTCAGAGGGATTGTCTGTAAGTAATTTCTCTGAGATGCTACTTTTTATAAAGTTAGCAAACACGTGATCAACGCATACATTTTGTGTGTAGATGTTACAGCAGAATGATGACGCATGAATCCAGACTACTTTGAGAGTAATTAGGTTGAAGAGAGATCCACATTGCGTCAGTGTGATTACTATGAACTCCAGTTTACATGCAATTCGGTCAGTAATCTGATTTTCTTCCTCCGCTCCTTAAAAGTATTTGATGTCTTTTACTTGCTTGTTGCATGCTTTGCAAATTTAAGTTTTAAATCTCAAGTTATTTTACTTGCCAATCACAACCGTAGTTACTACTGTGGCAACATGTAAGTGCCTACAACGATGTTTCTTTTCCATGCAtatatgtgcatgtatgtacaCGTTTAAAagcctgtaaaaaaaacaacctagaAAGGGGCACACATGACCATGtaatcatgtttattttaacCTCAAAGAGGAAACCGCTTTACATTTAATTTGTGAAACCAAAGATTTGGAATAATCACATTAAAGTCCATGTAAACAAAATGATTGCTGTTAAATGGCTTAGAAAATATTTGCAGTTTTCATTTGCAACCATAGTAGCTCCACACTCTTGGTCCGTGGTTGCTATTTCAGCAAGTTGATCAAGGCAGCAACACTGTATGTACTGCCTATTGTAGGACCTGGTAAAACCCCCTCTGTCAAACAGGGATTGTCTGATACTGTTTTCACTCCTGATACCAAGCAAAGATAAACACGTCATTCATGTGGATATAGTAAATAGGATTATCGTGAAATGAAACACAATAAAGCTCATAAATTGCATAATAAGTTAAAGTTATTCAAATGAAGGTATATTTGAATTGCCTATAAATGGCTGAACCACAAAGACGCAAAGGAAAACCTAAAGTTTTGTAGTGGCTCTAGTAACACAAAACCAATTATACCTCAGTAGGTTTCTGTGGTTACCTGTGATGTTTttcttgtatttctttttttacaggtTTCTATGGTTAATCTGAATTGGCTGTTTGCATTTAGACTGTTTTCTCTGATCTTCACTTTTTAGGGTTTTTAAGTCTGGCAGTGAATTGTGGCAGATTTGGCAAAGGTACTGTAACTTCTTGACCTTCAATGTTCAAAAATTCCTGTAGTTTAGTTTTGTTCTACTAATAGACTCTCTAACCTTCTGATTGTGAGCAAGACTGACTCAGTCTAGAGCTGCACTCCACGacaattaacatttttaaattgttctTCACCTCAGGCCTGAGGGTATGTTGAGACGTCTCGCAGGGCCAGAGAAGAGGCGTCTAGGTGGTTCGGACGGGGACTGAAGGCGAGGAGGAAAGACAGACGAGGGACCAGGGAGGAAGACATGGGTCAGTGTGTC
The genomic region above belongs to Sebastes fasciatus isolate fSebFas1 chromosome 20, fSebFas1.pri, whole genome shotgun sequence and contains:
- the lyrm1 gene encoding LYR motif containing protein 1 encodes the protein MTASTRRVVLSLYMRVFRIARSWQAQSGVTSDTESERKYILQEACTLFRQNQKLTDQESIKKCIEECEARIEIGLHYRNPYPRATYLPPMGLATQKGRKLRAQQRLRKQAKPIYLQSHDDT